In the genome of Myxococcus stipitatus, one region contains:
- a CDS encoding serine/threonine-protein kinase: protein MPSPPRTQRVFGQYEIVSVLGKGGMAEVYRAKVLAGAREGWTVALKRLLPALTADPESVSLFSREAQLSKQLHHPNIVTVLDAGELEGIYFIVMELVDGRDLGQILRRCKVRGIPLPLDFAVYLGKVLLEALAYAHSATGPQGEPLGIVHCDVSPSNLFISRVGEIKLGDFGVSRVLVDGKLQGGEVLGKPYYLSPESLLGEVSPVADLWAATVVLYELLTLERPFTGTTPDEVFHAIRSRSYRPLRELRPDVPQALEDVVRRAFSARPEDRFPSAESFAQALAPHYDERVGTPLAIAAVVRGLFGASDDVPASASPSGTPSSTPSGASRAE from the coding sequence ATGCCTTCTCCTCCGAGGACTCAGCGGGTCTTCGGCCAGTACGAAATCGTCTCCGTGCTCGGCAAGGGCGGCATGGCGGAGGTGTACCGGGCGAAGGTGCTGGCCGGGGCGCGTGAGGGTTGGACCGTTGCCCTCAAGCGGCTCTTGCCCGCGCTGACGGCGGACCCGGAGTCCGTCTCGCTGTTCTCGCGCGAGGCGCAGCTCTCCAAGCAGCTGCACCATCCCAACATCGTGACGGTGCTGGATGCCGGAGAGCTGGAGGGCATCTACTTCATCGTGATGGAGCTGGTGGATGGCCGCGACCTGGGCCAGATACTCCGCCGATGCAAGGTGCGCGGCATCCCGCTCCCGTTGGACTTCGCGGTGTACCTGGGGAAGGTGCTGCTGGAGGCGCTCGCGTACGCGCACTCCGCCACCGGGCCGCAGGGGGAGCCGCTGGGCATCGTCCACTGCGATGTGTCGCCGTCCAACCTCTTCATCTCGCGCGTCGGCGAAATCAAGCTGGGCGACTTCGGCGTCTCGCGCGTGCTGGTGGACGGCAAGCTCCAGGGCGGCGAGGTGCTGGGCAAGCCCTACTACCTCTCTCCGGAGTCGCTGCTGGGCGAGGTCAGCCCGGTCGCGGACCTGTGGGCGGCGACGGTCGTCCTCTACGAGCTGTTGACGCTGGAGCGCCCCTTCACCGGCACCACGCCCGACGAGGTGTTCCACGCCATCCGCTCTCGGAGCTACCGGCCGCTGCGCGAGCTGCGTCCGGACGTGCCCCAGGCGCTCGAGGATGTGGTGCGCCGCGCCTTCTCCGCGCGCCCCGAGGACCGGTTCCCCTCGGCCGAGTCGTTCGCCCAGGCGCTCGCGCCGCACTACGACGAGCGCGTGGGAACGCCGCTGGCCATCGCCGCGGTGGTGCGTGGGCTGTTCGGCGCCAGTGATGACGTGCCCGCCTCGGCTTCTCCGTCGGGGACGCCTTCGTCGACGCCGTCCGGGGCCTCGCGCGCGGAGTAG
- a CDS encoding right-handed parallel beta-helix repeat-containing protein — translation MVQVSTGPRFLKSHFAVLISALALACGPGAEEPRLPLSESPLASAEQEAQVAPLSAKESFWSKCPSAASATGPTLHVANKGPRNPSQPLGSINNPFSTIMDAVQAALPGTIIQVRAGTYPEQVAINTSKARPGTATAPIVLRGEQPYRPRIVPSGTDVGSLLVLSQPYWIVEALDIDVQERPSFAALFEGSTRCSQLSDSLLHGGRAGGGVVVSNANTVLIEGNEIRDFSRTGQDSHGVAVKGTSRQVYLVENTIHDASGDAVQCQPSDGRPTELFIEHNQMYDCGENGIDVKACDNLFIQSNVLFRFPNLARYPWQAKTSAAEAILVHEDATNIEIVGNLIFMAGRGISVGGLAAVDNPANIGIRDNMVMDIYNFANRGNGQGIRVAKARGVRVMGNHIERTADSGLRLAADEPLVVSDMAVFDNTLRDMTSFVKLGRATARPRLKMDRNRYEGVTGKFSAFGLVSEGEFEVWRSKLQQHGLEQGSVRVLNGSGTPQALPPLLGQ, via the coding sequence ATGGTGCAGGTGTCGACGGGGCCGAGGTTCCTGAAGAGTCATTTCGCGGTGCTCATCTCCGCACTCGCGTTGGCCTGTGGCCCTGGCGCGGAGGAGCCCCGCCTGCCTCTCTCGGAAAGTCCCCTCGCCAGCGCGGAGCAGGAGGCCCAAGTCGCTCCGCTCAGCGCGAAGGAGTCCTTCTGGAGCAAGTGCCCTTCGGCCGCCAGCGCCACCGGCCCCACGCTCCACGTCGCGAACAAGGGGCCACGCAATCCCAGCCAGCCCCTGGGCTCCATCAACAATCCCTTCTCCACCATCATGGACGCGGTGCAGGCCGCGCTGCCCGGCACCATCATCCAGGTTCGCGCCGGGACGTATCCCGAGCAGGTCGCCATCAACACGTCGAAGGCACGCCCGGGCACGGCCACCGCCCCCATCGTCCTGCGCGGAGAGCAGCCCTACAGGCCTCGCATCGTCCCCAGCGGCACGGACGTCGGAAGCCTGCTGGTGTTGAGCCAGCCGTATTGGATTGTCGAGGCCCTGGACATCGACGTCCAGGAGCGGCCGTCCTTCGCCGCGCTCTTCGAGGGCTCCACCCGCTGCTCACAGCTCTCCGACTCCTTGCTGCATGGAGGTCGCGCCGGAGGAGGCGTCGTCGTCAGCAATGCGAACACCGTGCTCATCGAGGGCAACGAGATTCGCGACTTCTCCCGCACCGGCCAGGACTCCCATGGGGTGGCGGTGAAAGGCACCTCGCGCCAGGTCTACCTCGTGGAGAACACCATCCACGATGCCTCGGGTGACGCCGTGCAGTGCCAGCCCAGCGACGGCCGCCCCACCGAGCTCTTCATCGAGCACAACCAGATGTACGACTGCGGAGAGAACGGCATCGACGTCAAGGCGTGCGACAACCTGTTCATCCAGTCCAACGTCCTCTTCCGCTTCCCGAACCTCGCTCGCTATCCCTGGCAGGCGAAGACCTCCGCCGCCGAAGCCATCCTCGTGCACGAGGACGCGACGAACATCGAGATCGTCGGCAACCTCATCTTCATGGCCGGTCGAGGCATCTCCGTCGGTGGACTCGCCGCCGTGGACAACCCAGCCAACATCGGGATTCGCGACAACATGGTGATGGACATCTACAACTTCGCGAACCGGGGCAACGGCCAGGGCATCCGCGTGGCGAAGGCGCGAGGGGTGCGCGTGATGGGCAATCACATCGAGCGGACGGCGGACTCCGGCCTGCGGCTGGCGGCGGATGAGCCGCTGGTCGTCTCGGACATGGCCGTCTTCGACAACACGCTGCGCGACATGACCAGCTTCGTGAAGCTGGGGCGCGCCACGGCCCGGCCCCGACTGAAGATGGACCGCAACCGCTACGAGGGCGTCACCGGCAAGTTCAGCGCCTTCGGACTCGTGTCCGAGGGAGAGTTCGAGGTCTGGCGCAGCAAGCTGCAACAGCACGGACTGGAGCAGGGCTCGGTGCGAGTCCTCAACGGCTCGGGAACCCCGCAGGCGCTACCACCCTTGCTCGGGCAGTGA
- a CDS encoding cysteine desulfurase family protein: MIYWDYNAAAPVRPEVASLLARAFSQGGHGNASSVHAAGREARARLDAARARVARVLGCEPKEICFTSSGSEADALALVGAWNARASPERRKLVTTAVEHPALLGAAAQLEREGAQVVRVAPGPDGRVRTDDMLAALTPDTALCSLMWANNETGVVQPAAEVARACRQRGVLFHTDAVQAAGKVQLSLREVDADLLSLSAHKFGGPSGAGVLVVRKGVDVRALVPGHQEAGLRGGTQNIPHAEAFALALELATREQPSMAERVGALRDDFERAVLECVPGVTVNGAGAPRVPNTSNLRFDGVEGEALLIALDLEGICVSMGAACASGTLTPSHVLRAMGLTPAQARGCLRFSLGPDTREADVRCVVDALRRHVPSVRALSA, translated from the coding sequence GTGATCTACTGGGACTACAACGCCGCCGCGCCCGTCCGGCCGGAGGTCGCCTCGCTGCTCGCTCGCGCCTTCTCGCAAGGGGGCCATGGCAACGCATCCAGCGTCCATGCGGCGGGCCGCGAGGCTCGCGCGCGACTCGATGCCGCCCGGGCCCGCGTGGCGCGTGTGCTGGGCTGTGAGCCCAAGGAGATCTGCTTCACCAGCTCCGGGAGCGAGGCGGATGCACTGGCGCTCGTGGGCGCCTGGAATGCGCGTGCGTCGCCCGAGCGGCGCAAGCTGGTGACGACCGCGGTGGAGCACCCTGCCCTGCTGGGCGCGGCGGCCCAGCTCGAGCGCGAGGGCGCGCAGGTGGTCCGCGTGGCGCCAGGGCCGGACGGCCGCGTGCGCACGGACGACATGCTCGCGGCGCTGACACCCGACACGGCGCTGTGCTCGCTGATGTGGGCCAACAACGAGACGGGCGTCGTGCAGCCCGCGGCGGAAGTCGCGCGCGCGTGCCGTCAGCGCGGCGTGCTCTTCCACACCGACGCGGTGCAGGCCGCGGGCAAGGTGCAGCTGTCGCTGCGAGAGGTGGACGCGGATCTCCTGTCGCTCTCGGCACACAAGTTCGGAGGTCCCTCCGGCGCGGGTGTGCTGGTGGTGCGCAAGGGCGTGGACGTGCGGGCCCTGGTCCCCGGCCATCAGGAAGCGGGCCTGCGGGGTGGGACGCAGAACATCCCTCACGCGGAGGCGTTCGCCCTCGCGCTGGAGCTGGCCACCCGCGAGCAGCCGTCGATGGCCGAGCGCGTGGGCGCGCTGCGGGATGACTTCGAGCGCGCGGTGCTCGAGTGCGTGCCCGGGGTGACGGTGAACGGTGCGGGCGCGCCTCGCGTGCCCAACACCAGCAACCTGCGCTTCGACGGCGTGGAGGGTGAGGCACTGCTCATCGCGCTGGACCTGGAGGGCATCTGCGTCTCGATGGGCGCGGCCTGCGCGTCGGGCACGCTGACGCCGTCGCATGTGCTCAGGGCCATGGGGCTCACGCCGGCCCAGGCGCGAGGATGTCTGCGATTCAGCCTGGGACCCGACACTCGGGAGGCGGATGTGAGGTGCGTCGTCGACGCACTCCGCCGCCATGTCCCCTCGGTGCGCGCGCTCTCGGCGTAG
- a CDS encoding DHH family phosphoesterase translates to MPVTQSFNSRRTQGAGGELTEPPPPRLALLSARDKLERLLQVAKGHRKALILTHDNPDPDSLAAAVALAHLLERRADVEAHVGYGGIIGRAENIAFVKVLRLPVSHVSQIDFDEYDLFGLVDTQPKVGNHSLPARLEAQLVVDHHPLREESLSAPFADVGGDFGATSTMLVEYLRAARVEPSVEVATALFYGIKADTRDLGRETTQTDIDSYLWLFPRMDKSMLAQIEHPELPARYFQLYHTAFERAKVYGTAIVTDLEEVYSPDMVAEVAERLMFLEGTKWSLAFGTYRNQLYFSLRVKDRRMNAGRLIREIFEDYGGSSGGHGSMAGARLPLSGKAAQRKALKRELVSRFLDAFGVADERPVSLLSAQDA, encoded by the coding sequence ATGCCCGTGACTCAGTCCTTCAACAGCCGCCGTACCCAGGGAGCCGGGGGCGAGCTGACGGAGCCTCCGCCACCACGTCTGGCCCTCTTGTCGGCTCGTGACAAGCTGGAGCGCCTGCTCCAGGTGGCGAAGGGGCATCGCAAGGCGCTCATCCTCACCCACGACAATCCTGATCCGGACTCACTGGCGGCCGCCGTGGCGCTGGCCCACCTGCTGGAGCGCCGGGCGGACGTGGAAGCGCACGTGGGCTATGGGGGCATCATCGGCCGGGCGGAGAACATCGCCTTCGTGAAGGTGCTGCGGCTGCCCGTCTCCCACGTGTCGCAGATCGACTTCGACGAGTACGACCTCTTCGGGCTCGTCGATACGCAGCCCAAGGTGGGCAACCACTCGTTGCCCGCACGGCTGGAAGCGCAGCTCGTCGTGGACCATCACCCGCTGCGGGAGGAGAGCCTCTCCGCGCCCTTCGCGGACGTGGGCGGGGACTTCGGCGCCACGTCCACCATGCTGGTGGAGTACCTGCGGGCCGCGCGCGTGGAGCCCTCGGTCGAGGTGGCGACGGCGCTGTTCTACGGCATCAAGGCGGACACCCGGGACCTGGGCCGCGAGACGACGCAGACGGACATCGACAGCTACCTGTGGCTGTTTCCGCGCATGGACAAGTCGATGCTCGCGCAGATCGAACACCCCGAGCTTCCGGCGCGCTACTTCCAGCTGTACCACACGGCCTTCGAGCGGGCGAAGGTGTACGGCACCGCCATCGTCACCGACCTGGAGGAGGTCTACTCCCCGGACATGGTGGCGGAGGTCGCCGAGCGGCTGATGTTCCTCGAGGGCACGAAGTGGTCGCTCGCCTTCGGAACGTACCGCAACCAGCTCTACTTCAGCTTGCGGGTGAAGGACCGCCGGATGAACGCGGGCCGGCTCATCCGAGAGATCTTCGAGGACTACGGCGGCTCGTCCGGCGGCCACGGCAGCATGGCGGGCGCGCGGCTTCCCTTGTCGGGAAAGGCGGCGCAGCGCAAGGCGCTCAAGCGCGAGCTGGTGAGCCGCTTCCTGGATGCCTTCGGCGTCGCGGACGAACGTCCCGTGTCGCTGCTCTCCGCGCAGGACGCGTGA
- a CDS encoding Fic family protein, whose translation MKERYQDIDEKNEALREYLEIYKDKQPAREFLERFEMSWIYHDAALEGVVYTHQELMAALYPGRTSAEASMIPVVLEIRNHKAVCDFIREEAAGAKKQAQITLTTIKRMHDLFLGNTPEALAERARMERRERTEKELAKERERSGLRKDMPLHRTYFHDIHQPAKIQPALEKLVDYTASAEFREFHPIKQAATVQHNFLQIFPFTEHSGKVGRMCSNLILLRNGYMPAVIHSIDRQRYYECFRGPAAQFRTVLMDAMENSLDNGVKYFRDMGRKYKAINN comes from the coding sequence GTGAAGGAACGCTACCAGGACATCGACGAGAAGAACGAGGCGCTGCGCGAGTACCTCGAGATCTACAAGGACAAGCAGCCGGCGCGTGAGTTCCTCGAGCGTTTCGAGATGTCGTGGATCTACCACGACGCCGCGTTGGAAGGCGTGGTCTACACCCATCAGGAGTTGATGGCGGCCCTGTATCCCGGACGCACCAGCGCCGAGGCCTCCATGATTCCGGTGGTGCTCGAGATCCGGAATCACAAGGCCGTCTGCGACTTCATCCGTGAGGAAGCCGCGGGCGCCAAGAAGCAGGCGCAGATCACGCTCACCACCATCAAACGCATGCACGACCTCTTCCTCGGCAACACGCCCGAGGCCCTGGCCGAGCGCGCGCGCATGGAGCGTCGGGAGCGCACCGAGAAGGAGCTCGCCAAGGAGCGTGAGCGCTCGGGGCTGCGCAAGGACATGCCGCTGCACCGCACGTACTTCCACGACATCCACCAGCCCGCGAAGATCCAACCCGCGCTGGAGAAGCTCGTGGACTACACGGCCAGCGCCGAGTTCCGCGAGTTCCATCCCATCAAGCAGGCCGCGACGGTGCAGCACAACTTCCTGCAGATCTTCCCGTTCACGGAGCACAGCGGGAAGGTCGGTCGCATGTGCAGCAACCTCATCCTGCTGCGCAACGGGTACATGCCCGCCGTCATCCACTCCATCGACCGGCAGCGCTACTACGAGTGCTTCCGGGGCCCCGCGGCGCAGTTCCGCACGGTGCTGATGGACGCGATGGAGAACTCCCTGGACAACGGCGTCAAGTACTTCAGGGACATGGGCCGCAAGTACAAGGCCATCAACAACTAG
- a CDS encoding AAA family ATPase, whose product MAPAGHVYDENPFRLENPSILDIAPPEPKSVEETGLKMGLLSDIALKFLYYAGTGTGMGIAEEMCLPWPGVIEHVVDFLATEKLVDLRGGKGFGRASVEFILTEKGREYARDALTRTTYVGPAPVPIEQYNALITSQTEETPVVSQEELVAALSHLTVPAELMDKLGPAVNSGRSLFLYGPPGNGKTSLAEAVSHMFGGEVFVPHCLEIGNQIIQVHDHLLHTPVALEMGGTSGGRRQTFEMDKRWMLCRRPAVVVGGELTLETLDLIYSESTRFYEAPFQVKANGGMLLIDDFGRQKVHPTDLLNRWIVPLEKRVDFLTLHTGKKFEIPFDQLLVFSTNLDPKELVDEAFLRRIKYKIEVTNPDEESYREIFRRVCEAAGIPYVDQAVTYLVEHYYKPRTMQLRACHPRDLVGLIKDAARYRQIPPALSKDLLDQACEVFLVNL is encoded by the coding sequence ATGGCTCCCGCCGGTCACGTCTACGACGAAAATCCCTTCAGGCTCGAGAACCCATCCATCCTCGACATCGCTCCGCCGGAGCCGAAGTCGGTGGAGGAGACGGGCCTGAAGATGGGGTTGCTCTCGGATATCGCGCTGAAGTTCCTCTATTACGCGGGGACCGGCACGGGCATGGGCATCGCCGAGGAGATGTGCCTGCCCTGGCCCGGCGTCATCGAGCACGTGGTGGACTTCCTCGCCACGGAGAAGCTCGTGGACCTGCGGGGCGGCAAGGGCTTTGGCCGCGCGTCGGTGGAGTTCATCCTCACGGAGAAGGGCCGCGAGTACGCACGCGACGCGCTGACGCGCACGACGTACGTGGGCCCCGCGCCCGTCCCCATCGAGCAGTACAACGCGCTCATCACCAGCCAGACCGAGGAGACGCCCGTCGTCAGCCAGGAGGAGCTGGTGGCGGCGCTCAGCCACCTCACCGTCCCCGCGGAGCTGATGGACAAGCTGGGCCCCGCGGTCAACTCCGGGCGCTCGCTGTTCCTCTACGGCCCGCCCGGCAACGGCAAGACGAGCCTGGCCGAGGCCGTCTCCCACATGTTCGGCGGCGAGGTCTTCGTCCCGCACTGCCTGGAGATTGGAAATCAAATCATCCAGGTGCATGACCACCTGCTGCACACGCCCGTCGCGCTGGAGATGGGTGGCACCAGCGGCGGCCGTCGGCAGACCTTCGAGATGGACAAGCGGTGGATGCTCTGCCGCAGGCCCGCCGTCGTCGTCGGCGGCGAGCTCACGCTGGAGACGCTGGACCTCATCTACTCGGAGAGCACCCGCTTCTACGAAGCCCCGTTCCAGGTGAAGGCCAACGGCGGCATGCTCCTCATCGACGACTTCGGCCGCCAGAAGGTCCACCCCACGGACCTGCTCAACCGCTGGATCGTCCCCCTGGAGAAGCGGGTCGACTTCCTGACCCTCCACACGGGCAAGAAGTTCGAAATCCCGTTTGATCAGCTTCTCGTCTTTTCCACGAATCTGGACCCGAAGGAGCTGGTGGACGAGGCCTTCCTCCGGCGCATCAAGTACAAGATCGAGGTCACCAACCCCGACGAGGAGTCGTACCGGGAGATCTTCCGCCGGGTGTGCGAGGCAGCGGGCATCCCCTACGTGGACCAGGCCGTCACGTACCTCGTCGAGCACTACTACAAGCCCCGGACGATGCAGCTTCGGGCCTGTCATCCTCGGGACTTGGTGGGTCTCATCAAGGACGCCGCCCGCTACCGGCAGATTCCGCCGGCCCTGTCCAAGGACCTGCTCGACCAGGCGTGCGAGGTCTTCCTCGTCAATCTCTAG
- a CDS encoding branched-chain amino acid transaminase yields MSSTSTSVLRADQIWLDGQLVKWDEGQVHVMTHALHYGLGVFEGIRAYRTHDGRLAVFRLREHIQRLFDSAHICMLKMPFTEDQLVDACLELLRKQKDLFANGAYLRPVAFMGDGAMGLGAVNPTRVAITAWDWGAYLGDKGVREGIRAKVSSFTRMHVNVNMVRGKISGQYVNSILAKREAVLAGYDEAILLDISGFVAEASGENIFMVNKKGVIKTPPLSSPILDGITRDTVLKILRDSGRAVDEVTFTRDALYICNEIFLTGTAAEITPVREVDNRAVGAGKPGPIGTFVQETYFRTVRGMEPRYAEWLTYV; encoded by the coding sequence ATGAGCTCGACCTCGACCAGTGTATTGCGTGCGGATCAAATCTGGCTCGACGGCCAATTGGTGAAATGGGACGAGGGCCAGGTCCATGTGATGACGCACGCCCTGCATTACGGGCTGGGCGTCTTCGAGGGGATTCGCGCGTACCGGACGCATGATGGACGGCTGGCGGTGTTCCGCCTGCGCGAGCACATCCAGCGGCTCTTCGACTCCGCGCACATCTGCATGTTGAAGATGCCGTTCACCGAGGACCAGCTCGTGGACGCGTGCCTGGAGCTGCTGCGCAAGCAGAAGGACCTTTTCGCCAACGGCGCGTACTTGAGGCCCGTGGCCTTCATGGGCGACGGCGCCATGGGCCTGGGCGCGGTGAACCCCACGCGCGTGGCCATCACCGCGTGGGATTGGGGCGCGTACCTGGGCGACAAGGGCGTTCGCGAGGGCATCCGCGCGAAGGTGAGCTCCTTCACTCGCATGCACGTCAACGTGAACATGGTGCGCGGGAAGATCTCGGGCCAGTACGTCAACTCCATCCTCGCCAAGCGCGAGGCGGTGCTGGCGGGCTACGACGAGGCCATCCTCCTGGACATCAGCGGCTTCGTCGCCGAGGCCTCCGGCGAGAACATCTTCATGGTGAACAAGAAGGGCGTCATCAAGACGCCGCCCTTGTCCTCGCCCATCCTGGACGGCATCACCCGCGACACCGTCCTCAAGATTCTCCGCGACAGTGGCCGCGCCGTGGACGAGGTCACCTTCACTCGTGACGCGCTGTACATCTGTAACGAGATTTTCCTGACCGGCACCGCCGCGGAAATCACCCCCGTGCGCGAGGTGGACAACCGCGCGGTGGGCGCGGGCAAGCCGGGCCCCATCGGTACGTTCGTGCAGGAAACCTACTTCCGCACGGTCCGAGGCATGGAGCCGCGCTACGCGGAGTGGCTCACGTACGTGTGA
- a CDS encoding patatin-like phospholipase family protein has protein sequence MLLKERFQITRPLEELELSLVRASLANPALIGEHEEAVLRTALSLARLYKIQHGGLDVGVGALLTPFRDEVERRLTPVLGGSQPPTRDQLIPHVRDLREHAARARDAVVSRLRGRVPPEAMDRELRHKELVMVTGGGGGTAFVYLGVMSLLAEHGLEPKLLAGASMGAILAIMRSRMARFDPTEMINIVRGLSFRKLFRFISTESRYGLPAALRLFLRAGLGRFFGAGPEGSGLRLKDLPVPTLISVGGIRRGMLPRPLEYYERLLGTSPLGLLNPAGVTRRLQATMGAMAELFTRPEITVRMHLGADDATGEFDALDAAGFSSALPGVIHYDVLREDPRMHSLLEGLMAQHGVARLIDGGLVDNLPAKAAWKAVAQGRIGTRNTLILALDGFAPRLTTPFWLPLQRLAAMTVSPNLPYAHHVKRFPRTLSPLDVVPNVELASKALHLGRKALAEDLPFLRRMLAPIPHVL, from the coding sequence GTGCTCCTGAAGGAACGCTTCCAGATCACCCGCCCACTCGAGGAGCTGGAGCTGTCCCTCGTGCGCGCGTCGCTGGCGAATCCCGCCTTGATAGGCGAGCACGAGGAAGCCGTGCTCCGCACCGCGCTGTCACTCGCGCGGCTCTACAAGATTCAGCACGGCGGGCTGGACGTGGGCGTGGGCGCGCTGCTCACGCCCTTCCGCGATGAGGTGGAGCGCCGCCTCACGCCCGTCCTCGGCGGAAGCCAACCTCCGACGAGAGATCAGCTCATCCCCCACGTGCGCGACTTGCGCGAGCACGCGGCGCGGGCGCGCGACGCGGTGGTCTCCCGGCTGCGAGGCCGCGTGCCTCCCGAGGCGATGGACCGCGAGCTGCGCCACAAGGAGCTGGTGATGGTGACCGGCGGCGGAGGCGGCACCGCCTTCGTCTACCTGGGCGTGATGAGCCTCCTGGCGGAACACGGCCTGGAGCCCAAGCTGCTCGCGGGCGCGTCCATGGGCGCCATCCTCGCCATCATGCGCTCGCGCATGGCGCGCTTCGACCCCACGGAGATGATCAACATCGTCCGCGGGCTCTCCTTCCGGAAGCTCTTCCGCTTCATCTCCACGGAGAGCCGCTACGGCCTTCCCGCGGCGCTGCGCCTGTTCCTGCGCGCGGGCCTGGGGCGCTTCTTCGGCGCGGGCCCCGAGGGCAGTGGCCTGCGTCTCAAGGACCTGCCGGTGCCCACGCTCATCTCGGTGGGCGGCATCCGCCGAGGCATGCTCCCGCGTCCGCTCGAGTACTACGAGCGCCTGCTGGGAACGAGCCCCCTGGGGCTGCTCAACCCCGCGGGGGTCACACGCCGCCTCCAGGCGACGATGGGCGCCATGGCGGAGCTCTTCACACGCCCCGAAATCACCGTGCGCATGCACCTGGGCGCGGACGACGCCACCGGCGAGTTCGACGCCCTGGACGCGGCCGGGTTCTCCTCCGCGCTCCCCGGCGTCATCCACTACGACGTGCTGCGCGAAGACCCGCGCATGCACTCGCTGCTGGAGGGGTTGATGGCGCAGCACGGCGTGGCGCGCCTCATCGACGGAGGGCTGGTGGACAACCTCCCCGCGAAGGCCGCGTGGAAGGCCGTCGCGCAAGGCCGCATCGGCACACGCAACACCCTCATCCTCGCGCTGGATGGCTTCGCGCCCAGGCTCACCACGCCCTTCTGGCTCCCGCTCCAACGCCTGGCCGCGATGACGGTGAGCCCGAACCTGCCCTACGCGCACCACGTCAAGCGCTTCCCGCGCACGCTGTCACCGCTCGACGTCGTGCCCAACGTGGAGCTCGCGTCCAAGGCACTCCACTTGGGTCGCAAGGCACTCGCCGAGGACCTCCCCTTCCTCCGCCGCATGCTCGCGCCAATTCCCCACGTCCTCTGA
- a CDS encoding MoxR family ATPase, with translation MSTPSTAEVRAFKSVADAEEQLEQVGYLPSPEIATAAFLADRMDKPILVEGPAGVGKTELARAMASALGRELIRLQCYEGLDEAKALYEWEYAKQLLYTQLLKDKIGEMVEGTSSLAEAADRLASGDAVFFSERFLLPRPILRAQLSERPALLLVDEIDKADPEFEAFLLEVLSDNAVTIPELGTFRAKHIPRVLLTSNAARELSDALKRRCLHLHIDFPDRERELRIVRARLPQVPQVLAEQVVEAVAAIRALDLKKAPSISETLDWAQSLVLLNADQLTSDVVASTLNLVLKYEGDIEKARANLPQIAQA, from the coding sequence GTGAGCACCCCTTCAACGGCAGAGGTCCGCGCATTCAAGAGCGTGGCGGACGCGGAAGAGCAGCTGGAGCAGGTGGGATACCTGCCCTCCCCTGAAATCGCCACGGCGGCATTCCTGGCGGACCGGATGGACAAGCCCATCCTGGTGGAAGGCCCCGCGGGCGTGGGGAAGACGGAGCTGGCGCGCGCCATGGCGTCGGCGCTGGGCCGCGAGCTCATCCGCCTCCAGTGCTACGAGGGACTGGACGAGGCCAAGGCCCTCTACGAGTGGGAGTACGCCAAGCAGCTGCTCTACACCCAGCTCCTCAAGGACAAGATTGGAGAGATGGTGGAGGGCACCTCGTCGCTGGCGGAGGCCGCGGACCGGCTCGCGTCCGGCGACGCCGTGTTCTTCTCCGAGCGCTTCCTGCTGCCCCGCCCCATCCTCCGCGCCCAGCTCTCCGAGCGCCCCGCCCTGCTGCTGGTGGATGAAATCGACAAGGCGGACCCAGAGTTCGAGGCCTTCCTGCTGGAGGTCCTCTCCGACAACGCCGTCACGATTCCGGAGCTGGGCACCTTCCGCGCGAAGCACATCCCGCGCGTGCTGCTCACGTCCAACGCCGCGCGCGAGCTGTCCGACGCGCTCAAGCGCCGCTGCCTCCACCTGCACATCGACTTCCCCGACCGGGAGCGCGAGCTGCGCATCGTCCGCGCGCGGCTGCCCCAGGTGCCCCAGGTGCTGGCCGAGCAGGTTGTGGAGGCCGTTGCCGCCATCCGCGCGCTGGACTTGAAGAAGGCCCCCTCCATCAGCGAGACGCTGGACTGGGCGCAGAGCCTGGTGCTCCTCAACGCGGACCAGCTCACCTCGGACGTCGTGGCCTCCACGCTGAACCTCGTGCTCAAGTACGAGGGCGACATCGAGAAGGCCCGCGCCAACCTGCCGCAAATCGCCCAGGCGTGA